From the Bdellovibrio reynosensis genome, one window contains:
- a CDS encoding sodium-dependent transporter has protein sequence MAKRGSWRTRFGFYLLAIGSACGLGNLWRFPYVVGENGGGAFILIYVFMALAIGAPMLIAELILGKNSRKSVIVATQQLSTKAGKHFKWVGRFAVILSIVVLSYYAVISGWVLHFLTQFLVSLFSTPEVVTTKTNLASLMSNGWLQFMLASAHLLITVVVVVKGVQEGLEKWISYTMPLFAALVIVLVVRSFSLPSTPEVLRFLFYPDFSKLNLASLNHALGHVFFTLSVGFGTMVTFGSYMREEDHPPTAGFRVTLVDTAISLIAVVMIFPVAFQATNAPLTDPALMFEVLPSYLISIPGGALFGLAFFACLYMAALNASIGLLEVVVSNWVDVQKKMERGSASWYSGIIALFLATFPALSSTLFADFEVKGRSLIESLDSLLINWALPIVALGMLVAYNLGTSEKEKELNFVDKDKFVSYTMYPHWLFTLKWAAPFVIGLGLILQIIGAILR, from the coding sequence ATGGCAAAACGCGGCTCATGGAGAACACGCTTTGGGTTTTATCTTTTGGCCATTGGCTCTGCCTGTGGTCTTGGAAATCTTTGGCGTTTTCCCTATGTGGTAGGTGAAAACGGCGGTGGTGCCTTTATCCTTATTTATGTCTTTATGGCCTTAGCGATCGGTGCACCGATGCTTATTGCTGAATTGATCCTAGGTAAGAACAGCCGCAAGTCCGTTATCGTTGCAACTCAACAGCTTAGCACAAAAGCCGGCAAACATTTTAAGTGGGTCGGGCGTTTTGCGGTCATCTTAAGTATCGTTGTACTTTCTTATTACGCTGTGATCAGTGGTTGGGTTCTGCACTTTTTAACTCAATTTTTAGTCTCGTTATTCAGCACCCCTGAAGTCGTTACCACGAAAACCAATCTTGCTTCTTTGATGTCGAATGGTTGGCTGCAATTTATGTTAGCCAGCGCGCATTTGTTAATCACCGTTGTTGTAGTTGTAAAGGGTGTGCAAGAAGGTTTAGAAAAGTGGATCAGTTATACCATGCCGTTATTTGCGGCCTTGGTTATCGTTCTGGTTGTTAGATCTTTTTCTTTGCCATCAACCCCTGAAGTATTGCGTTTCCTATTCTATCCTGATTTTTCAAAGCTTAATTTAGCTTCCCTTAATCACGCCCTAGGACATGTGTTTTTCACTTTGTCTGTAGGTTTTGGAACCATGGTGACCTTTGGTTCTTATATGCGTGAAGAAGATCATCCGCCGACGGCAGGATTCCGTGTGACTTTGGTTGATACGGCCATTTCATTGATCGCTGTTGTGATGATTTTTCCCGTGGCTTTTCAGGCGACCAATGCTCCACTTACAGATCCGGCTTTGATGTTTGAGGTTTTACCTAGTTATTTAATCAGCATTCCTGGCGGAGCTTTGTTTGGTTTGGCTTTCTTTGCCTGCCTTTATATGGCGGCGCTGAATGCCAGTATCGGACTTTTAGAAGTTGTGGTTTCTAACTGGGTGGATGTGCAAAAGAAGATGGAACGGGGAAGTGCCAGTTGGTATTCGGGTATTATCGCCCTTTTTCTTGCCACCTTTCCTGCGTTATCCAGTACGTTGTTTGCTGACTTTGAAGTGAAGGGAAGATCTTTGATTGAGTCTCTGGATTCTTTGTTGATCAACTGGGCGCTACCGATTGTCGCCTTAGGTATGTTGGTCGCTTACAATCTAGGAACTTCCGAAAAGGAAAAAGAGCTGAACTTTGTCGATAAAGATAAGTTCGTAAGTTATACGATGTATCCCCACTGGTTGTTCACCCTGAAGTGGGCTGCACCCTTTGTCATCGGGTTGGGCCTGATTCTGCAAATTATAGGCGCTATATTAAGATAG
- the der gene encoding ribosome biogenesis GTPase Der — translation MQQSLSKAEFAPKVAIIGRPNVGKSTLFNIITESRKAVVKNQAGVTRDIMIEPVDIWGKQFDLIDTGGITEAGDIFSKLIREQVTEFLHSVDLIVAVMDGRAGLVPEDRDIIRVAKQTGKPFLLVINKVDRTTEEEIAKADFYEFGVDIISASFEQRRGVGDILEWITKQIPENPGTVKEGLNIAIVGKPNVGKSSICNAILGSNRMIVSDVAGTTIDAVDSPFIYNGSKYTLVDTAGLRRSAKREDDLEIISAFKSQEAIRRADIVLLMVDGTVGPTDQDARIMQAIIEDHKGVILVANKSDLGGKEIPEYRKTFREQVERVFHFFTDVNVVFTSAKTGYGLEELFEMIEKVGKQLTFRVPTSELNDFFFETIRKAPAPVWGTTNVKFYYLTQTYQRPPAFIAFANHPDGVTNSYRRFLTKNIKDRWDLYGVPIRIFCMKSRKGGSE, via the coding sequence ATGCAACAAAGTCTGAGTAAAGCGGAGTTTGCGCCCAAGGTGGCCATCATTGGTCGCCCGAACGTAGGTAAATCAACACTGTTTAATATTATCACTGAGTCCCGTAAGGCTGTGGTTAAAAACCAAGCTGGGGTTACTCGTGATATTATGATTGAGCCCGTTGATATTTGGGGTAAACAGTTTGATTTGATCGACACAGGTGGAATCACTGAAGCCGGTGACATCTTTTCTAAACTAATTCGTGAACAAGTCACAGAGTTCTTGCACTCTGTTGATTTGATCGTCGCTGTCATGGATGGTCGCGCAGGACTAGTGCCTGAAGATCGTGATATCATCCGCGTAGCTAAACAAACCGGTAAGCCATTCTTATTAGTTATCAATAAAGTTGATAGAACAACGGAAGAAGAAATTGCCAAAGCTGATTTCTACGAATTCGGTGTTGATATTATTTCAGCTTCTTTTGAACAACGTCGTGGCGTAGGCGATATCTTGGAATGGATCACAAAACAAATTCCAGAAAATCCAGGAACAGTTAAAGAAGGTTTAAACATCGCTATCGTTGGTAAGCCGAACGTAGGCAAAAGCTCTATCTGTAATGCGATCTTGGGTTCTAACCGCATGATCGTTTCTGATGTTGCTGGTACGACGATTGATGCCGTGGATTCCCCATTTATTTATAATGGATCGAAATACACTCTTGTAGATACTGCGGGTCTTCGTCGGTCTGCTAAACGTGAAGATGATCTAGAGATCATCTCTGCATTTAAGTCCCAAGAAGCGATTCGCAGAGCCGATATCGTTTTATTGATGGTCGACGGAACTGTAGGCCCTACGGATCAAGATGCGCGCATCATGCAAGCGATCATTGAAGATCATAAAGGTGTGATCCTAGTTGCGAACAAATCAGACCTTGGTGGAAAAGAAATTCCTGAATACCGCAAAACTTTCCGAGAACAAGTGGAAAGAGTTTTCCACTTCTTTACTGATGTGAACGTCGTATTTACGAGTGCTAAAACTGGCTACGGGCTTGAAGAGCTTTTTGAGATGATTGAAAAAGTAGGTAAGCAATTAACATTCAGAGTTCCGACTTCTGAGTTGAATGACTTCTTTTTTGAGACGATTCGTAAAGCACCAGCTCCAGTTTGGGGAACAACGAACGTGAAGTTCTATTACTTGACTCAAACTTACCAGCGTCCGCCTGCATTTATTGCGTTTGCGAATCACCCTGACGGCGTGACGAATTCTTACCGTCGCTTCTTAACTAAGAACATCAAGGATCGTTGGGATCTTTACGGTGTGCCTATACGTATTTTCTGTATGAAATCTCGTAAGGGCGGATCCGAGTAA
- the era gene encoding GTPase Era: protein MAYKAGFLGLIGQPNAGKSTLMNYLVDEKVSIVSSKPQTTRRRILGIWSTDQGQVVFVDAPGVIKAEKGLNSFLAREANEVISDSDALLAIVSVDEEKPEHAEQIVDMVAKSGKPWMGIITKADIEEKAHRVLILKDMIEKKGGKALSISVKESLQDSEEREALLIELLTMMPESPAPLYDIELFTSENVREMVAEVIREKCFECVHQEVPYSLAVRIIKFDENASPIPKIYAEILVSRESHKAIVIGKGAAVIKEIGMKARKEIEKIMDSKVFLDLKVQAKPEWFENKRIMKELGYATKSE from the coding sequence ATGGCATACAAAGCTGGATTTTTAGGACTGATCGGTCAACCGAACGCGGGTAAAAGTACGCTGATGAATTATCTGGTTGATGAGAAAGTTTCCATCGTCTCTTCAAAACCACAAACCACTCGTCGCAGAATCTTGGGTATCTGGAGTACGGATCAGGGGCAAGTTGTTTTCGTAGATGCTCCGGGTGTGATTAAAGCTGAAAAAGGCCTAAATAGTTTCTTGGCAAGAGAAGCAAACGAAGTGATCTCTGATTCTGATGCGCTATTAGCGATCGTCAGCGTTGATGAAGAAAAGCCAGAGCATGCTGAACAAATCGTCGATATGGTCGCTAAAAGCGGTAAACCTTGGATGGGTATTATCACTAAGGCCGACATCGAAGAAAAAGCTCATCGTGTTCTTATCCTTAAGGACATGATCGAAAAAAAGGGTGGCAAGGCGCTTTCGATTTCCGTGAAAGAATCCCTGCAAGATTCAGAAGAGCGTGAAGCTCTTTTAATTGAACTTTTAACGATGATGCCTGAATCACCAGCACCATTATACGATATCGAGCTTTTCACTAGTGAAAATGTTCGTGAGATGGTGGCAGAAGTGATCCGCGAAAAGTGCTTTGAATGCGTTCATCAAGAAGTTCCGTATTCACTTGCTGTGCGTATCATAAAATTTGATGAAAACGCATCTCCGATTCCGAAAATTTATGCAGAGATTTTGGTTTCAAGAGAAAGCCACAAAGCTATTGTCATCGGCAAGGGTGCTGCGGTTATCAAAGAGATCGGCATGAAAGCCCGCAAAGAAATTGAAAAAATAATGGATAGTAAGGTTTTCTTGGATCTAAAAGTGCAAGCGAAACCAGAGTGGTTTGAGAACAAGAGAATTATGAAGGAGTTGGGATATGCAACAAAGTCTGAGTAA
- the rnc gene encoding ribonuclease III, translated as MNQLEQRLGYNFKNAALLERALTHKSFANELKSPTEHNEKLEFLGDAVLDLVVGEFLYEKFPSDTEGGLSKKRASIVNEEVLSELAIGMELNKYMQLGKGETLTGGALKPRLVASSFEAIVGALFLDGGFEVTKEFIRREFAALTEKVCGNEDFEKDYKTRLQEIVQKALKETPKYEVLAEEGPPHDREFLVCVKVKEDVWAQGRGRSKKNAEQSAAKNALETKYKETH; from the coding sequence ATGAATCAGTTAGAACAACGTTTAGGTTATAACTTTAAGAACGCAGCTTTGCTTGAAAGAGCTTTGACTCACAAAAGCTTTGCTAATGAATTAAAATCGCCAACGGAACACAACGAAAAATTAGAATTTCTAGGTGATGCTGTTCTTGATCTGGTTGTTGGTGAATTCTTGTACGAAAAATTTCCTTCAGACACCGAAGGCGGTCTTTCTAAAAAAAGAGCCAGCATCGTCAATGAAGAGGTTCTGTCTGAACTTGCTATCGGCATGGAGCTTAATAAGTACATGCAACTAGGTAAAGGCGAAACCTTAACGGGTGGCGCGTTAAAACCTCGTCTAGTTGCTTCTTCGTTTGAAGCTATCGTTGGAGCCTTGTTCTTAGATGGCGGCTTTGAAGTGACGAAGGAATTCATTCGTCGCGAGTTTGCAGCTTTGACTGAAAAAGTCTGCGGCAATGAGGATTTTGAAAAGGATTATAAAACGCGTCTTCAAGAAATTGTGCAAAAGGCGCTGAAGGAAACTCCGAAGTATGAGGTTCTGGCTGAAGAGGGCCCACCCCATGACCGCGAGTTCCTAGTGTGTGTGAAGGTAAAAGAAGACGTGTGGGCCCAAGGGCGGGGTCGCAGTAAAAAGAATGCTGAACAATCAGCGGCAAAAAACGCTCTAGAAACAAAGTATAAGGAGACTCACTAA
- the mtaB gene encoding tRNA (N(6)-L-threonylcarbamoyladenosine(37)-C(2))-methylthiotransferase MtaB has translation MDNTVKYQVHTFGCKVNTYDAGLIQKNLNANGFTPVIHGDKSARIHVLNTCAVTAEATKEALRYIRRLKVKDPFCTVVVTGCAAQVDTGSFSNLPGADLVVANSHKSSLPDLLNKHFRGELTEKVFKSNIFKKEDLEAGGGIEKHHTRTFLKIQDGCNSFCTYCIIPYARGKSRSIPVADLVQRINDLYAEGSREVVLTGVHIGDYEDEVTGKKYVMEDLIEALLAKTKMPRFRLSSLEPVEVSERLLELYKDSRLCPHFHMSIQSANTDVLFHMKRKYTQEDVRKSLNAIAEKVPGSFVGMDVIVGFPTETEEQFQDTYNTLAELPWTKIHVFPYSERPGTRAAALDVSVYPHIRAERAAKLRELSLSRYTEMAQSQIGSTKKVLVLKNAAKGGQGLSHDYWPVDIMGAESFLDHWAGQEVDLKITGYDHSNKQHMEGHLIGEVLT, from the coding sequence ATGGATAACACTGTAAAGTATCAAGTTCATACGTTTGGTTGTAAGGTAAACACCTACGATGCAGGTCTTATACAAAAGAACTTGAATGCCAATGGCTTTACTCCGGTTATTCACGGTGATAAATCAGCGCGCATTCACGTCTTGAATACGTGTGCAGTGACTGCTGAAGCAACGAAAGAGGCATTAAGATACATTCGTCGTCTTAAAGTTAAAGACCCATTTTGTACGGTTGTAGTTACGGGATGCGCTGCTCAAGTAGATACAGGTTCATTTTCTAATCTTCCGGGTGCGGACCTGGTTGTCGCAAACTCGCATAAATCAAGTTTGCCTGATTTGTTAAATAAGCATTTCCGTGGCGAGCTGACTGAAAAAGTATTTAAGTCGAACATCTTTAAAAAAGAAGATCTTGAAGCGGGTGGAGGTATTGAGAAACACCACACGCGTACGTTCCTGAAAATTCAGGATGGATGTAATAGCTTTTGCACTTACTGCATTATTCCATATGCGCGCGGCAAAAGCCGCTCTATTCCTGTTGCTGATCTGGTGCAAAGAATTAATGACCTTTATGCAGAAGGTTCCCGTGAAGTTGTATTAACGGGCGTGCATATTGGTGATTACGAAGACGAAGTCACTGGCAAAAAATATGTGATGGAAGATTTGATCGAAGCACTTTTAGCAAAAACTAAAATGCCACGTTTCAGACTTTCAAGTTTAGAGCCTGTGGAAGTTTCTGAAAGACTTCTAGAGTTATATAAAGATTCACGCCTGTGCCCGCATTTCCATATGAGCATTCAAAGTGCGAATACCGATGTGCTATTTCATATGAAGCGTAAGTACACTCAAGAAGATGTACGTAAGTCTTTAAATGCCATCGCAGAAAAAGTACCGGGATCTTTCGTGGGGATGGACGTGATCGTAGGTTTCCCAACAGAAACTGAAGAACAATTCCAAGATACTTACAATACCCTTGCGGAACTTCCTTGGACAAAAATCCACGTATTTCCTTACAGTGAAAGACCAGGAACGCGCGCGGCAGCCTTAGATGTGTCGGTGTATCCGCACATCAGAGCAGAAAGAGCTGCCAAACTTCGTGAATTAAGTCTTTCCCGCTACACAGAAATGGCTCAATCCCAAATCGGTTCTACTAAGAAAGTTTTGGTTCTTAAAAATGCCGCTAAAGGTGGTCAAGGTCTAAGTCATGATTACTGGCCTGTGGACATCATGGGTGCAGAGAGTTTCTTAGATCACTGGGCTGGACAAGAAGTGGATTTAAAAATCACGGGTTATGATCATTCCAATAAACAACACATGGAAGGTCACTTGATCGGCGAGGTTTTAACATGA
- the mnmA gene encoding tRNA 2-thiouridine(34) synthase MnmA, with protein sequence MSKGRVLVAMSGGVDSSAAAALLVEQGYEVIGATMQVWDYSTCDIEEGNGTCCSSIDVDDARSVADRLGIPFYVINCEAKFKASVIDPFLKAYLEGQTPLPCVNCNTYLKFDHLVKKMRELECDYLATGHYAKIVYDEKGKASIHTSTDDWKDQTYFLFTIDPELVPKLLFPVGDMKKPEVRAYSESRGLVTAKKKDSQGICFVGNQGYQNFIKSQVDKTVLDSKRGKIKRYPEGDVMAAHEGIHNFTIGQSKGLGMDHHEKLFVIKIDAETNTVWVGDESHLFAHEVDVIEPKLLGDIADGEVMNVKIRYQHKGSTAQVFKTESGYRLKFEQPQRAVTPGQAAVFYRDKELVGGGWITL encoded by the coding sequence ATGTCTAAAGGACGTGTGCTTGTTGCTATGAGCGGAGGCGTGGACAGTTCTGCCGCGGCTGCGCTCTTGGTCGAACAAGGCTATGAAGTTATCGGTGCGACTATGCAAGTGTGGGACTATTCCACTTGCGACATCGAAGAAGGAAACGGCACCTGCTGCTCAAGCATCGATGTGGATGATGCGAGAAGTGTAGCAGATCGCTTGGGTATTCCGTTTTATGTAATAAACTGCGAAGCGAAGTTTAAAGCTTCCGTGATTGATCCTTTTTTAAAAGCTTATCTTGAAGGTCAAACTCCGCTTCCATGTGTGAACTGCAATACCTATTTAAAATTTGACCACTTAGTTAAAAAAATGCGTGAGCTTGAGTGTGATTACCTGGCAACAGGCCACTATGCTAAAATCGTTTACGATGAAAAAGGTAAAGCTTCTATCCATACATCCACAGATGATTGGAAAGACCAAACGTATTTCTTATTCACTATTGATCCAGAGTTAGTACCAAAACTTTTATTCCCTGTGGGCGACATGAAAAAGCCGGAAGTCCGTGCTTATTCTGAAAGCCGTGGTTTGGTCACTGCGAAGAAAAAAGATTCTCAAGGTATTTGCTTTGTAGGTAACCAAGGCTATCAAAACTTTATTAAAAGCCAGGTGGATAAAACCGTTCTTGATTCTAAGCGCGGTAAAATCAAACGTTACCCAGAAGGTGACGTGATGGCTGCCCACGAAGGCATTCACAACTTCACTATCGGTCAAAGCAAAGGCTTAGGCATGGATCACCATGAAAAGCTTTTTGTTATTAAAATTGATGCTGAAACAAACACGGTATGGGTGGGTGATGAAAGTCACTTGTTTGCTCACGAAGTGGATGTGATTGAACCAAAACTTCTTGGTGATATTGCTGACGGCGAAGTTATGAATGTGAAAATTCGCTATCAACATAAAGGTTCAACCGCACAAGTGTTTAAAACTGAAAGTGGTTACCGTTTGAAGTTTGAACAACCACAAAGAGCGGTGACTCCAGGTCAAGCGGCCGTGTTTTACCGTGATAAAGAACTTGTGGGGGGCGGATGGATAACACTGTAA
- a CDS encoding cysteine desulfurase family protein — protein MTQTKIFHYFDHNATTPVCKEVLEALPELATAWGNPSSIHWGGRMPKNILRDARKAVADAVGVSPLEIVFTSGGSEANNTVLKGLFEYYQTAPFLSPEQSRRTHYMCSSVEHPSIIKAMDHLKSLGARVDFIPVNRQGQIDLKFFEEHLSEETALVSVMFANNETGTLFPIKEMAKMAHAKGALFHTDAVQAFGKLPLNLKELEVDFASFSGHKFYSVKGSGFLYSRKGSNFSSLINGGGQERHRRGGTENTLGIGALGVVAKRVNLIADKAKELTVLRDYMEKRILTEISEVTITAGESARLPNTSSLVLNGVDGETMLMALDIKGYAVSTGAACSSGNPEPSPVLLAMGLSRAEAQNSLRVSLGWDTTLEQVDGFIENLKTVVNRLRSLRSDEGDSTHV, from the coding sequence ATGACCCAGACCAAGATCTTCCACTATTTCGACCATAATGCCACGACCCCTGTGTGCAAAGAGGTCCTTGAAGCTTTGCCCGAGTTGGCAACGGCTTGGGGCAATCCCAGTTCTATTCACTGGGGTGGAAGAATGCCAAAAAATATTCTGCGTGATGCACGTAAAGCTGTCGCTGATGCCGTTGGTGTAAGCCCGTTGGAAATCGTTTTTACTTCTGGTGGCAGTGAAGCGAACAACACAGTTCTAAAAGGTTTGTTTGAATATTATCAAACGGCTCCGTTTCTTTCACCAGAACAAAGTCGTCGTACTCACTACATGTGTTCTTCCGTTGAACATCCAAGCATTATCAAAGCGATGGATCACTTGAAGTCTTTGGGTGCACGCGTGGATTTCATTCCGGTAAATCGCCAAGGTCAAATCGACTTAAAATTTTTCGAAGAGCATTTATCAGAAGAAACAGCTTTAGTGTCTGTGATGTTTGCCAATAATGAAACAGGCACCTTGTTCCCCATTAAAGAAATGGCGAAAATGGCCCACGCTAAAGGAGCTTTGTTTCATACAGATGCTGTTCAGGCCTTTGGAAAATTGCCGTTGAATTTAAAAGAGCTGGAAGTGGATTTCGCCTCTTTTTCCGGTCACAAATTTTATTCAGTGAAAGGCTCAGGATTTTTGTATTCACGCAAAGGTTCCAACTTTTCTTCGCTGATCAATGGCGGAGGTCAAGAAAGACATCGTCGTGGTGGAACTGAAAACACTTTGGGTATTGGTGCCTTAGGTGTGGTTGCTAAACGTGTGAACTTGATTGCTGATAAGGCAAAAGAGCTCACAGTTCTTCGCGATTACATGGAAAAAAGAATTTTGACAGAGATTTCTGAAGTGACCATCACAGCTGGGGAGTCAGCGCGCTTACCAAACACCAGTTCATTGGTGTTAAATGGTGTCGACGGGGAAACCATGTTGATGGCTTTGGATATCAAAGGTTACGCGGTTTCAACCGGAGCAGCATGCTCTAGCGGAAATCCTGAACCAAGTCCGGTGTTATTAGCGATGGGACTAAGTCGGGCAGAGGCGCAAAACAGTTTGCGTGTCAGCCTGGGTTGGGACACGACGCTAGAACAGGTTGATGGTTTTATTGAAAATCTTAAAACCGTTGTTAATAGATTAAGATCGTTAAGAAGTGATGAAGGAGATTCAACCCATGTCTAA
- a CDS encoding thermonuclease family protein, which yields MKLFSSLLFAIVLLPLGAFAFQIRVTAVHDGDTLNAVGVNDGLKYKVRLMGVDTPEVDFFGNTQGEIAYQARDFLRSLLPVDSIVEVSNGSQADKHGRILGRLVKDGVDINKEMLRQGWGAMYFIYPFDKRYVSDYSKAAKEAYDAKRGIFAYENSDVELPYIFRLTSRNQVGRNQVGDAQSKKLYAADNYEKVPVYRRVFFSNTDDAKMMGYAN from the coding sequence GTGAAACTTTTTAGCTCGTTGTTGTTTGCTATTGTCCTTTTGCCGTTGGGCGCATTTGCTTTTCAAATTCGTGTTACCGCAGTTCATGACGGCGATACTCTTAACGCTGTTGGTGTGAATGATGGATTGAAATACAAAGTAAGATTGATGGGTGTGGACACTCCAGAAGTTGATTTCTTTGGTAACACCCAAGGTGAAATCGCTTACCAAGCCCGTGATTTCTTGCGCTCATTACTTCCAGTTGATTCCATCGTTGAAGTTTCGAATGGCAGCCAAGCTGACAAACACGGCAGAATCCTAGGTCGTTTAGTTAAAGACGGAGTCGACATCAATAAAGAGATGCTTCGTCAAGGATGGGGTGCAATGTACTTCATCTATCCATTTGATAAACGTTATGTCAGTGATTACAGCAAAGCTGCAAAAGAAGCTTACGATGCAAAACGCGGCATTTTTGCCTATGAAAATTCAGATGTAGAACTTCCTTATATTTTCCGTTTAACTTCGCGCAATCAAGTTGGCAGAAACCAAGTGGGTGATGCGCAATCTAAAAAACTATATGCAGCTGATAACTACGAAAAGGTGCCAGTTTATCGTCGCGTGTTTTTCTCTAACACCGACGATGCAAAAATGATGGGTTACGCAAACTAG
- the tsaE gene encoding tRNA (adenosine(37)-N6)-threonylcarbamoyltransferase complex ATPase subunit type 1 TsaE, with protein MPFALNSERTVSNLSELKEFWVELLPHINDRCILLMSGDVGAGKTTSVQFIAEILGMRDVQSPSFAIHLRYENAQGRTLDHLDLYRLKDDDDLESSGFWDLFAQKNSLIIIEWANRLDFDYLPLNWQRLEVKYEKLGETERKITTRLV; from the coding sequence ATGCCATTTGCCTTAAACTCTGAAAGAACGGTGAGCAATCTCAGCGAGCTCAAAGAGTTTTGGGTGGAACTGCTTCCGCACATAAATGATCGCTGCATTCTTCTGATGAGTGGTGATGTCGGTGCGGGAAAAACCACATCTGTTCAGTTTATCGCTGAAATTCTTGGGATGCGCGATGTTCAGTCGCCGTCATTTGCGATTCATCTTCGCTATGAAAATGCCCAAGGTCGCACTTTGGATCATTTGGATTTGTACCGTCTTAAAGATGATGATGATTTGGAAAGCTCTGGTTTTTGGGATTTGTTTGCGCAGAAGAATTCTTTGATCATCATTGAATGGGCCAATCGCCTGGATTTTGATTATCTGCCTTTGAATTGGCAGCGCTTGGAAGTAAAATATGAAAAACTAGGCGAAACCGAAAGAAAAATCACCACAAGACTAGTATAA
- a CDS encoding pyridoxine 5'-phosphate synthase, with product MKNKIRLGVNVDHVATLRQVRGGTTPYPSVLDMVKKSVKGGAEQITIHLREDRRHIQLHDLKLLAKECPVPLNLEMAATSQMVAFAKKYRPDWVCFVPEKRAELTTEGGLDVKKGFKKMAPMVEKLQRIGIEISMFIEPSIEQVEASYEIGADAVEFHTGKWVHLTGPRKEKEWKRLVDAAEWANYLGMNVHAGHGLDYGHSKMINKLPYLQEVNIGHSLICYALEDGLEASVRKMRKILK from the coding sequence ATGAAAAATAAAATTCGTTTGGGTGTAAATGTGGATCACGTGGCGACTCTTCGCCAGGTGAGAGGTGGAACTACGCCGTATCCAAGTGTTTTGGATATGGTGAAAAAATCCGTAAAAGGTGGCGCAGAGCAAATCACGATTCACTTGCGTGAAGACCGTCGTCATATTCAGCTTCATGATTTAAAGCTTCTAGCTAAAGAATGTCCTGTGCCTTTAAATCTTGAAATGGCTGCAACTTCACAAATGGTGGCTTTTGCAAAAAAGTACCGTCCTGACTGGGTTTGTTTTGTTCCTGAAAAACGTGCGGAGCTGACAACTGAAGGTGGCTTAGACGTAAAAAAAGGTTTTAAGAAAATGGCCCCGATGGTTGAAAAACTTCAACGCATTGGTATTGAAATTTCCATGTTCATTGAGCCTTCCATTGAACAAGTGGAAGCGTCTTATGAAATCGGCGCTGATGCTGTTGAATTCCACACTGGCAAATGGGTTCATCTTACGGGACCTCGTAAAGAAAAAGAGTGGAAGCGTTTAGTAGACGCTGCTGAATGGGCGAACTATTTAGGTATGAATGTTCACGCTGGTCATGGACTTGATTATGGTCACTCTAAAATGATCAACAAGCTGCCTTATTTGCAAGAAGTGAACATTGGCCACTCTTTGATCTGCTATGCGCTAGAAGACGGTTTAGAAGCTTCTGTGCGCAAAATGAGAAAGATCTTAAAGTAA